The Dreissena polymorpha isolate Duluth1 chromosome 4, UMN_Dpol_1.0, whole genome shotgun sequence region taaatatctttttaaaatgtagtcggcgtatacgctgactttaaaataaagtttgcaatttacttttctaaataaataaatacaattaaacaaaagttaaactattgtgttgtgtttttcacttgtaaattgcatattcaccgcatgaaatgtgtgttagcattttcaaaccacacattagtgtgagtagataaaaaatatactacgggagagtactttatatgtgtcctcatatgtcttgttatgagtatctttcttcactatcgaaatatatcatatgttgatatttgatttaaacgcagttttctttcgacacatttaaatcacacgtcgattgcgccgtcatgcgaaaatgggtcttatgcgtttcggcaagcgtgtGTTAAACctaacatgtgcttttgcgcagtcaggccataggcgatgctgttcgctataaaatcactcaatatgttatgtttctccttaccagaaggagagatagctgagtgggctatttatatgatgggcgcatatggaataagacccattttcgcatgacgagtgTCATAACGTGCGTTTAAAATACAAACGAACCAtgatataattttgtaaatgtaacaTCATCAGCGAAACAAAAAGAGCACGATGCAGACtatttatacacatgtttataaACATTCGATGTCACACAATAAACAAACACAGTTATTTCcgtatacaaatatacacaatttatatacGAAAATGCATACGTATGTATATATTGAGTTGACATGAATTGATATTGatattagtgtgtgtgtgtgtgtgtttgcgaaCGTGCTTGCTTGCGTGTTTGTTGGTACGTTCGTGCACTTGCTTAAATTGCATTTACATACATTGTAATTGTTACATTTTGTTCATGTGTATCTTGTCATCATAGTACGTTTATTTTATATGCGTTATCTTGAGTGagggaaatatttttttttacaaaatatggtATAcagatatgttttattattatatatattttataacattcaGTGAAGTGAAGTCAGTATCATGACATCTTAAACTGAGCAAGAGCTTCCATGGTTGCAGTCAAAACAGCAGTCTCAAACTGAGTTTATGTTGTCGGAGTAAGAAAACTATATCCATAAGTTTAATAAACCCACCTTAAGTTTATACAAGTTATGTCAGTAAGCAGATGTTATTTTTTCAATTACTTTTGTGATTAAGCGGCCACAAATTAATTCGATCACTATTTAACCTGAATTaacatgcatatatttaattttggcTTTTAATCACATACCGATTTTACAAAACCTAGCTTAAGTACATTTTGAGTAGTTAAAGGATCGAGTTTAACTTTTACATACTTCGGTTACCATTTCAAAGTCCATGATAAGCCTTCTTGAATGAAACATATCTTACATACATTAAGTCCGTTTTTTCAGAGCgcagctaatatatatatatatatatatatatatatatatatatatatatatataataacataatacataAAATGCCTGTATataataatctaatatataatatataaacttGGATACTTTTCCAAGACTTATATTGCTGTCAATCTGTCTACccgtttctttttcttttatataCCATCGTATGTGATTGTCTAACTGTCAACTACCCCGATTACCTGCAAATGCAAACATCCAGCCAACCTCCTTTATCGTtcacctgtttatgttttgtgcatCGCTGTTGGTTACTTTGTTTCGTCTGAGTGTCTGTCTTTTGGTACGCCAGTCTGATTGTAAAACACGTGGTAACAGGACATTGGAAcggaaatatatttatgtaatttcgTGTGTTTATTGCATTCACTCCATTTTAACATATGCAATTAAAACTCGAATTTGTTTAAAAGTATAAGCATATAACATCGCTAGTATGatcacattttaaaatgtatcaatCTGGATTGTCTTATCACGTAGATAACAAATGCCTATCCTATTGTAGTACATGGATAAATATCTGatcatcaaaaaataaaaaataaatcacatgcTTACTAGAACTCAATGGAGATACATTAATGCACGAACTCACTTGCaagaaaaagttaaaaaaataatagtctATTTCCGTGTCAATGTGTTTTTCCAAGTGTTTAATACTTGTTGTTTCAACTCAAAATTGGTAGAGAGCAGTAAACAAATTCCTCAAGCAAGGTCATGTTTGTGTGGTGCAATGTGATCAAAGAAAGTGATTTAATTATGTATCAATTTATCATGTTTTTGATAATTGACCATGTTCAACCAATATTATAAGGCAGAATTCATATCAACACTTTATGTATATTAACTTGGCTGATTCTCATCTTGAAGACCCTGTTGATGACAGACCATTCGACAGTGAATGTTTCGACATTTGAAGATCAACCAATATAATAATCTATTCTTACTGTATacgtttaaataaatgttatgcatttgaatattgtAACTGATTTACATGCCTATATTCGCCAATCCATTGCGAAAAGATTGTGCCCTGAATGCGTTTCATTTTAGCCATAGGATTTTTTTTATCGGTATTCAATTGCATCTTCAGTAGTACAGGTCTTATGTCCCTGTTTACTAATTATATGAATTTTTAGAGTTCGCTTTTTTCAATCTGGATTCCTTTACTTACTATAAAGAAAATCTTGTACGCTGTGAGTTTGATGTGTGACGAATAAGTGATGTTctttttgaatatatattatatcttCATGGTTTTAACTTTTAAAGGAGTATTGTTCAATATAATTTGAGGAGTTTTGGTATCGGCGCATTTCTATGTGTTTCCTTTAATTGCAATACCAGCTgctatattgtttttattgtctGCTTTTATGGAAAATATGTGTTAATTAACGATTTAATTATCTAACtttggaaaatattttttaactaacGATTTAATTGTTAAATCACTTGTTACACTTAGCTTATTCGtattatttgctttttatttgttttgattttgaaCACTCTGATTTTATTGCTGGTAAAATGTATATGCTGGTTTTTGGTTGGTTGCCCCTGACTTATTGAGGTGACATTAATGCTGTCATTGGTTACATTTGAATACTGTTGGCCTGTCCCCACCTTTGGCTCCCATGTTTTAGGGTTGTTGGTGTTGCGTATTTGTTTCGTTCAAACCTTCTTGCAGTGTCTTTTCCTCTCAAGTAGAGATTGCAGTATGGTGTGAAAGTTTTAATATCTCTGCTGCATATAACTTcatattgttttgttgaaaaaaaagattattcaagtcattatttatttaaactatcATCAAAGGTCCTGTTTTATGCAAACTGATTGGGCGTATTTTATTGTTTAGGCCCAATacttaatatgttattttttaattaattagatTGTAGAAGCTATCATTCCATTACATAAAAGGGGGAAAGATAATGCCAATAATTTAAATGGTATTAATATATCTAGTGCactgtttaattaattaaaaaaatacatatttagtaTTAGGCCTAAATGTCTGAATGGCATTTTGTAAAACCATTCAATATCTCCTACTAAAAACcctaaaatgtattattttacatttacatgaAGAGATTACAGACAAGGCAgctaagaaatcataattaacatATGCACGTACTGCATAATACACTAGGTGCGAACACCATGTTTACATATTCGTTTCGCACAAATGATTTACAACCGTCTGATTTACATCGGGTAAGCATGGATTacgcaaataaattaattataattctTAATTATCTTTCTAATACATTAAATAAGAGTTTACACAAGTTAATTACATTGATAAGTGAAATGTTAAAAGAGTAATTGTGCGGTCAGTGGGAACACAAATGGCAAATAGTGGGTTGGAAGAGTTGCTTGAGTCAACAGTTGCTGGAATCTCCAAACTCCTAAATTGGAAGAAATATCCAGAGAATGTACGGGCATTACAAATAGTGACAGAGGAAATGTTGCGCAAGGTATTCACTAAACATAATTTTCAGCCATTTGATGATCTAGAAATGTATCTTAACAACATAGCATCTGCAAGTCGTACGACTTAATTGTGGGTTGATTGTTTGATtaaagcagttttccttatgaTGATGTATGTTAAAACAGATAGAGAAGGTGATTGGTATCAGTTAAGCTCATGGTACCATACTTCTTGCCGCTTAACACCAAAACTACTCGAGATATGGCCTCTTTTATTTAAGGTAAGTGGAGGAAGCGCACAAGAAAAGTTTAAAAAAGGGTGAGCATGTTATGAGACATGTTCCGGGGGTATGGAATGCCAAATGGAGTGACATGCTCAAAGAAGCAAATGAGCTATAGTCGTGACAAGAAGGGAATTATAGGATCAACACTTAAACCTGAAACTCTTAAAGTTTGGAGCTGAGTCTGCATATTTTCAGCGAGATAGAAGATCTGAGAGCAATGAATATTGTCAATTAAATGgacactgaaaaacaacagaaagaAGAACAGCGGATGAGGATTAATTTAGATGCTAGGGATAAATCAAGTATTGAGAGAAAATTTACAGAATGTATTGATCCGTGGAATCCATGCAAGCATCCACCCAGTCTAGTGAATATTGTGACCGGAACAATATCCCCAACGTCTGCTTATGTTGACCAAACACAATATATTGGTAAAATCAAAACGATCGGATTTGAAAACTCATGGTCGCACATTGTGTATGGGTCAATATCTTAAAAAAGGTTAAAACCCAGGTTGTGTCTAGAAAGCACATTAGGTCTGTGAACACCAACGTGTATGACACCAATCTGATATATTCAAGAGTAACTGGCCTACAACCTAGTTCTAGGGAAATTGATATATACCATACACAGGGCCATGCATTGGCTCCAGTACCTACTGCTATGTTTAATGAAACAAAGGAACTCAGAATAAAAATTTTGAAAATAGGTGCCGAAGAATCAATTAAAAGTAGAAGTGACTGAGATACACATTGAAAGCCAGCGCACATGTTCAGTTATAGATGGATCTGCTCTCCTGTATGCCATTCATTGACCCTTAGACGGAAAGATACATGACTATATTGATAACTTTAAGTCTTTTATAAGACACAATCTGAATAAATATGATGTCTACATAATGTTTGACGATACATGGAGCTCAGCACTGAGAGTGTGGCAAGGTCAGGTGGACAATCAAACGTTTCAAGGGTGTAAAACTAACAGGTGACATGTCTTTATCACCACATACTGTTATAATAGATGTaactgagaaaaaaacaacagctgaTCTCTCTGATTTGTTAAGCTTTATCCACGGATAAAGAATTTCACCTTTTGTGCACTCAATCACACAAGTTGGTCGTTACAGGATATCATGAAAAGTCCACTGCAATATATGAAGGTGTCATAATCAAACGAGCTGATTTACAATGAATCAGAGAAGAAGCTTACATGACAATGATAAGGAAAATGATAGATGCTGTAGAAGCAGAACACACTGGCATTTCTGTGGTAGTTGATGATACGAGTTTGATTTGTTGTTACATTACTATTTTGTCCTGAAACTTTTCTTATTGGCCATCATGGACTCATCAGTGAGGGAAATAGCAATAAAACACATTCCAAAAACTGCCAAAACCAATATAAATATCGCAACCGACTTGCTAACGCTATCTTAGATGCAACACGGTGGCTGGATATTTTTGTATCGCTAAGGGAAAATTTAAGATGCTGAAGGCAAGCAACTCCATTAGACTGTTAAGCGATATGTAAGCTTGTTTAAAAGAAGTTGTGAAGGAAGCGACCAGATTTGTTTCAGCATGCTATGGAAATCCTGATACGGAGAAGATGTGTATTACAAGACAATTCCTTCAGGTAGGCAACCAGGGTAAGCAATTCGGATAAGGCTACGCTATCGCCAGTAAGCTTGCCGCCAACCATGGAAGCATTCTATGCAAAACCCACAAAGATTCCAGCCGGCATCATTTGGAATCTTCATTATTACTTTGtctctaataaaaaaaaatctttaacatttactatacaaTCCAATGTCGGGTTTAGTGAAAAATGGCCACTTTTCTGCCGGACTAAATTAAAACTTGTGTtgcactttaaaaaatatattttaattaccaaaacgaacaaaatatacTATAATTTGAAACTAATTTTGAATTGAATTTATACAAGCTTTTAACGTGCTTCAGATGGTTTTAATGATGTGCTCCGATGACATTTTAATAACTCAATAGTTATTCAATTAAATACATATCCTAGTTTAATTATGTTatcgttttaattgttttaccttTCACATTTAATTGTTGAACGCCTTGCCTTAAAAATCCACCCTTTTAGTTATGGGACTAATAACGGAGGGCAATTGGTCCAACACAGTATGATTGAGGCTTTGATGGCGTACCTTCAACCCACACAAGTTTGAGATCtatatatttgtaaatgtcaTATACTGTCACTGTGGTAAATAGAGCTGAATTATACGTTTTAGCTTTGCAAATTTCATACATAAACATACTTAAATGTATAGGGTTAGATAATTGCCTGAAACATATTAAACGTTTTATTGACATAAGTTATTTACCAAGAACAATGATACACCTGCAAATAAACTTAACATTTGATACAAAAACAAAGTAAGATAATTCAAGTACAATACATTAATCAAGCTTTGCAATATTAAGCAAACAGGCACTTCACAAAGAATCCAAatctttcattttattatataatttgatAAATCCTTGAATTGATGTTCATTGTAAATACATTCGACTCCCAGTGCCAAACGATTCCACGTTTGCATGTTCTTGTATGAATCATATTCAAATGTGCATTCAAAGCTAAAAATTCTGCTCTAACAACTATTTACGTACtaaatataaattacattttaagaaaagatgtgttaattgttatataAACATACGTTTTAAcgttttacactttttaatagcttttaatatgcatattaataattaaatacgcAGTTCAGTCAGGAGTATAAATTAAAAAGGATGAAATCAGTTAAAAGAAGATTTGATATTTATCACACAAAACAAAAAGAGACATTTACACAGGAAATTACATAATACTTCAGAACAGAAGCATggtgtttaataatattttcaatggTATCTATAAATTGTATATTCACAAATGTCGCCATTATGCGCTTTTTTTGTTCTTTCCGACTAACTTTGTAACTAGTGTGATCTTACGCGCACTTATAAAAATAACATGCcaaattttacacaaattaattaatgaattacCAAAGAAAATTTTTACAACAGCTGTGAAAACAATTCATTATCTCAACACGTGTGCATATATCGAGGACAACATACAATTGGAGGACGGTAATATGCTACTTATCGTTTTTATAACGAatcttattttatgaaatacaaatacaacGTTGATATACATAGAtctttatacatgaaatacatataaaactaTTCGACGATGCGTTGTTTTATTGTAAATCCATGTTCttaatatataacttaaaaatgacaataataatttttaatcTATGGTATTATTACTGTAGTTATTGTATTACTTCTAATTGAAAACGTTGATTGGGAACTCATTTAATTAAGTCGTTGTGGCAAATCTTCTGGTTGATTCagttaaatagatctaataaatACAGTTTCCCACTTGACTAACACTTAACTCACTAATACCCTTTCAAGTATttgataaatattacatgtcCAAACACTTATGCGAACGTGCTTAGTGATCGTTTAAAAGATCCTTACAATAACAGAAAGATTTAATAACAGTTTCAGAACAGTGCGACTGATTTCCATAAACATTTAATCTGCTGGGTAGTCCGATAACTTGTATCCTGTTTCCATTGGTAGCACTCGAATAATCTAAAAGTCCTTCAAAAGAGGCCTCTCCGGGGATCGTGAAGATCACCATTCTATACCGTCCGTCATTGTACAAATTCTCTTCAGCGGCTTCAGATTTAGTTTGATTATTCCAAGACGATTTCCTACCTTGATCTGCCTGTCGCTTAACATGTTTATCAGAATATTCAAGCGACACGTCAGATATGTTATATAAGTGTAAACCGGCACATTGGCTATTGTTGTGAagaatattattgttaatgtGATGAACAAGATGCCGGCCTAATTCCAAACAGATACTGGAATTTGTACCCACTGATATGTCCTCATAGCAAGTGCAATACTCTGCAGGAACACCCGCATCTGAACACGTTCTCTCAATTGGTATTGGATTTAATATATTTCGTCGCACTAACGTGTCTTGAACATCCATATATTGCGGAGGAGGGATGTGTTTATACGAAAGAATGTCATACATGGTTTGGTAAATATCATAATGACTTACAAGTCTTGCTGTGTTCTGTAAAAGTATATTTTCGACGTTTATCTTCAACTGCTTTGGTACATGTATAATAAGCGCGGGATTGTTATTCTCCTTTCGCCCGATATGCGTCAAGGCTAAACCGCCCATTCGAAAGCCGTGGTCACCAAGGAAAATTAACATGATGTTTTCCATATTTATTTCTCGTTTCATCCACTGTAGCATTTCAAGTAAAGATTCGTCGATTAACCGGACATGGTTTACATAATCGTGCCCAACGTGGGTCGCCCAGAACAGAGCAAATTTTCGCTTGTCTCTATACACTTTaagaaatcctttaaaatacTCCTTCatcaacacaaacaaatttttCTTTCCGTAACAGTCCCCAGAATCTTCCCCTAGAGATGTAAACATCATCGGCTTGAATTTTCGCCGTGCAACTTCAAAAGAGCGGAAATAATATTCAGATGGTTGCTTGTAAAATCCCGGCTTCAAATAGTTGAAAATGGAAATGCCCGGACAGTCTTCAATAAAAGCCGTTGCGGTTCTAGCGGTACAGTCTTCCTTCCAGATTAAAGGTATTGAATCGGCGAAATCTTTGCCTTGCATATAATTGGGAAAGTCGGTATGTGGTCTTCCCGTAAGAAGTGGTATTAAATTTGGAAACGCATTCAACCCTACCTTACGTAGCCCCATGAAATCAAAAGCCTCGAGATCATCGCGAAGATATTGCAGAGTTTTTGGAAGGCTTCTGAtagcatttgaccttgaaagtgaATCAATCCCAATAAGGATGACACTTGGTCTATATTCTGTTTCATCGTCGATGTCGTCTAGCTTGTTTGCGGCCCAATACGGATTGAAGAATGCCATATCATAGACTTTTGCTGCACTTTTCGCCGTATGGTTGAAACATGTTATGCGAAACAGCTGACTCTCGACCAAAAAGGTGTATTTAAATTCTTTTTCACCGCTAAATATCACATTTGAATCGCCGAGACTTGCGTGTGATATTACTATAATAGCATTTCCAATCCGAGACTTTAACGCCATTGACCTTCTCTACACTCGCGTTTATTACGAGCATTCCATTTTCCTGAACATAAAACAAGTCGACGATTTCGGTACATTTAAGCGGTGCCGGTTCACGTAGAAATGGCTTAAGTGAAAGATCCCACGGGTCGAGAGCTTGAATCTTACACGGTATATTTGATTTTTCATTGTGTTTCTTCTCGTTTTGGTTCGTAATTTGTTGAGTCATAAAAACACGAATGGTTGATTGAAAACAGAATATCGCCAATAtggttaaaacaaacaatatc contains the following coding sequences:
- the LOC127877058 gene encoding uncharacterized protein LOC127877058 encodes the protein MALKSRIGNAIIVISHASLGDSNVIFSGEKEFKYTFLVESQLFRITCFNHTAKSAAKVYDMAFFNPYWAANKLDDIDDETEYRPSVILIGIDSLSRSNAIRSLPKTLQYLRDDLEAFDFMGLRKVGLNAFPNLIPLLTGRPHTDFPNYMQGKDFADSIPLIWKEDCTARTATAFIEDCPGISIFNYLKPGFYKQPSEYYFRSFEVARRKFKPMMFTSLGEDSGDCYGKKNLFVLMKEYFKGFLKVYRDKRKFALFWATHVGHDYVNHVRLIDESLLEMLQWMKREINMENIMLIFLGDHGFRMGGLALTHIGRKENNNPALIIHVPKQLKINVENILLQNTARLVSHYDIYQTMYDILSYKHIPPPQYMDVQDTLVRRNILNPIPIERTCSDAGVPAEYCTCYEDISVGTNSSICLELGRHLVHHINNNILHNNSQCAGLHLYNISDVSLEYSDKHVKRQADQGRKSSWNNQTKSEAAEENLYNDGRYRMVIFTIPGEASFEGLLDYSSATNGNRIQVIGLPSRLNVYGNQSHCSETVIKSFCYCKDLLNDH